The Spinacia oleracea cultivar Varoflay chromosome 2, BTI_SOV_V1, whole genome shotgun sequence DNA segment GATAACTTGTAGTCTTGTAGATTTAGAAAATGTACCTAATTAGTCTTTGTATACATTTCCTAACGTATACATGTTGATTCAGACTGGTGTTAATGCTAATGTTATTGTGACAAGGGCACGAGGCTCAACTGCACTGCTGCAATCATATAAATTTCAAAGGCATTTTgcagattttataattttactttGGTTAGAGGAAGACGTGGTTTTGTGATGGTAACAATAACAAGATTTCAATCTTTATCCCCTTTGAATGCTTGTTTGAGGCACTGATACTGGAACCGGTCTCTCTTTGGGTATGAACCTGGATTATCTGAGCAATCAGCTTTGGGGTGTGTTCGTTGCGTTAGTTTGTACTTCAGTGACACCCTTGTCTTAGAATTCAATATGGTAGCACACGGACTGAGAAAAAAATAATACTGTTGCTAGGTTTTTATCATTTCAGACTCGGTACACGACGTAATAGATTGTATGTGCTGTGTTTCAACGGCATGTATAGGTAATGATGCTCAAACTGAGATTTTTTTTGTGCTGCACTTAAGTCAAAGTGTGTGCTAATTACGGCCCATGTTGTTCGGGCTCTAATATAAGTATGAGTTGAATCACCCAATTTTCAGGGAGTTTTCttgactttttattaatcttACTTGAAGCGTCTTCATGTCCGGGTAGTCTAGATTAGAAGCAGAAGAAGCATTGACTACGAGAGGGGAAAGTGAGAGGTGACAGGATAAATTCTTCTCTCTTTgttcactttttttttctttccataTTTGGTATGTTTGCCTTGATTTAGGTTGGCGATGACTTATTTGTTAGCATGATCATTGTCCTTTTTTTATGAAGACGGCATTGCATTTGATTATTAGTTGGAGATCTTTCAGTATCATAAAGATATAGAACGGTATTGATTTTGGATGAGTTGGATCTTACTCGTATGCAATTACTATTCATGACTTGCACTATGTGGATTGACTAGGTCAACTTGCCCCAATATTTGAAGTTTACGCTGCGGAATATTTCCATCAACAACAActtaaataataaacaaaattaatgGGATTGATGTGGATGTTTGAGTTATTGCTAAAGAGATTGGATCAAAGGAGCTGATACAAGGGAAGAATATGTATCATTGACTTGTACAACATTGTATTGTATAATATGGTTGTACTTGTTTTAATTGTCTGTCAAAATATGAGGACAGGAGAAGGAAGATTACTTTCTTCCTGAAAATAAATCTGATTATAGCTTCGAGTTTACGATGGATGACAAGAGATCTAAGATACTTGCATTGGTACTGGTGGTGACTCTCATCTCCTTGATTACTGTATCTGCTCTGTATCTTGGATCTTCATGGCAATTCTTTTCTATATTTTCTGGTTGTATTATAGTTATTTTTGCTATCTTCATATGGTTAATCAGGCGCAGGTCCAAGGGAGCAGCTCTTATCTTGCCACAGAAACATGTGATGTCCAGGGAACTTTCAGTCCCCTGCAGCTTCCTCAGAAAAGTGGCAGGTGTTCCTACAAAGTTCCGTCAGAAAGAGCTCGAGTTGGCTACCGACAATTTCAATGCATTGATTGGTCGGGGGGCATCTGGAAGCGTTTTCAAAGGAATCCTAGGTGATGGTACCTGTGTTGCTGTGAAGCGGATAGAAGGTCAAGAACGTGGGGAGAAAGAATTTCTCTCAGAAGTTGCTGCAATTGGAAGTGTGCAGCACATTAACTTAGTAAGAATGTATGGTTATTGCATTGTTCCTGGGGGGCCACGGTTTCTTGTTTATGAGTTCATTCAAAATGGATCGTTGGATGGTTGGATTTTCCCGAGAAGAGACAAGAGAAACCGACCCGCGGGTTGTCTTCCGTGGCATTTGAGATACGGTGTTGCAATCGATGTGGCTAAGGCTCTTTCTTACTTGCACCATGATTGCCGGTCAAGAATCTTACACCTTGATGTAAAACCCGAGAATATATTGCTGGATGATAATTATCGAGCAGTCGTGTCAGATTTTGGGCTGGCGAAATTGATGGGAAGAGGTGAGAGCAGGATAGTTACTAATATACGGGGGACTATGGGATACTTGGCACCTGAGTGGCTTTTAGAAAACGGGATATCTGCAAAGTCCGATGTTTATAGTTACGGATTGGTGCTTCTTGAGATGATCGGAGGGAGGAGAAACATGCGTGTGATTGATGATAGCAAGGATAGATCCCTTAGAAAATATGAGTATTTTCCAAAAATTGTGGTGGAAAAGTCAAAAGAAGGGAAATTTATGTCAGTGGTTGATCAGAGACTATTAGAAGGAAGGCATATTGATGAGAGACAGGTAAGGACATTGGTGTATACAGCATTATGGTGCATTCAAGAGAAGGTCAGGCGTAGGCCTACAATGGCTCAAGTGGTTGATATGCTTGAAGGACATATGCACGTGGACGAGCCACCGGAAACTGAAATGATAATTGTTGATCTGTTATCCATTGACACGGATAAAGTCGGCCCTGGTAAGTGCAGGCTAAAGGCTACTGGAGTAGTACTATCAGATTGCAATCCAGCTGCTAGCTCATCAGCATTTGAGGATGGGGCTGGTACACTTTTGTCTGGGAGATAACTAATCAGGATTTGGTGCAGAAACTCGACTCATATGCAGCTTAAAAAGGTATTATCTTCTGTTTATCTGTGTTTAACTCTTAatgtttaggttctttattaattccacttccACACATttgttatgattgttgcatAATGTCTTATAAGTAATGAGAGGAATCTAAACTTGAGATATCATATAGGATATGATATGATTGTAGCATCTGTTATTGTCGAGTCACGGATCTGAATATCTGATACTGAACAGCAGTAACAGACAGTTTTTCAGAAAGATACGCAAAAAGGGGAAGAATATGAGAAGTTGGATTCACGGTTGGAGGGGAATCCATATTAATCATTCTTTATTAGCACTTTGTGTTGACAAGAAATTCTTTGGTCCTTGGCTTACATCATACCATATATATAAAGTCCTTGACTCAGTTAGTATGACAGCtagtttttcttatttttcattcCCAAAAGTCAGCTGTTAAATACAA contains these protein-coding regions:
- the LOC110800709 gene encoding probable receptor-like protein kinase At5g20050; amino-acid sequence: MDDKRSKILALVLVVTLISLITVSALYLGSSWQFFSIFSGCIIVIFAIFIWLIRRRSKGAALILPQKHVMSRELSVPCSFLRKVAGVPTKFRQKELELATDNFNALIGRGASGSVFKGILGDGTCVAVKRIEGQERGEKEFLSEVAAIGSVQHINLVRMYGYCIVPGGPRFLVYEFIQNGSLDGWIFPRRDKRNRPAGCLPWHLRYGVAIDVAKALSYLHHDCRSRILHLDVKPENILLDDNYRAVVSDFGLAKLMGRGESRIVTNIRGTMGYLAPEWLLENGISAKSDVYSYGLVLLEMIGGRRNMRVIDDSKDRSLRKYEYFPKIVVEKSKEGKFMSVVDQRLLEGRHIDERQVRTLVYTALWCIQEKVRRRPTMAQVVDMLEGHMHVDEPPETEMIIVDLLSIDTDKVGPGKCRLKATGVVLSDCNPAASSSAFEDGAGTLLSGR